A single region of the Candidatus Dormiibacterota bacterium genome encodes:
- a CDS encoding protein kinase codes for MALNVGRRLGPYEILDPIGAGGMGEVYKARDTRLDRIVAIKVLPAHVSSNPDLRARFEREARALSGFQHPHICSLYDVGRQEDPGGSVDFLVMEYLEGDTLAARLARGALPTPEMLRIAIAVADALDKAHRQGVVHRDLKPGNIILTKGGAKLLDFGLAKERRAGLAVDSMTARPTQAQPLTAQGTIVGTFQYMAPEQIEGAEADARADIFSFGTVLYEMATGRCPFEGKTQASVIAAILAAEPQPITTLRPTAPAALDRVIRTCLAKDPDERFQSAHDLLLQLRFIAADSSAPAAAAVAGRRGRLWGNPRIAWSVAALSSFLAVGTISMLMRAPGPAPQPVLRAVILPPEKVALDVTGDFAGPAVISPDGTQVAFVARAEGIKSIWVRPLNALAAHRLDDTEAASFPFWSADSRQIGFFAEGKLKRVPAAGGPTAIVATAPNARGGTWSKDNIIVFSPDYQGGLLRVPASGGAAVPVTAIDSHKHSTHRWPFFLPDGRHFLYLATNHAGGDPEANGIYFASIDGGEPRFLMPCVSNAVYANGQLLFHAQTALMAQPFDPGSGRFLGDPGALVDGVQFDPGIWRMVSSVSETGTMVYMRGSAVLGSELAWFDRTGKEVGSRLPRDSYRDPTVSPDGRKLAVALGDPLRTIWIIDLAQGTRARLTFDTAVHINPAWSPDGRYVAFTSGATPGASIHRKGVDGTTPDELLVEEKDATLQAPAFSPDGKYLVYLRATGPSGNGIYAMPLAGDRTPRVVVPSPSAQAVLSYPRVSPDGRWLAYGSSESGRSQLYVTSFPSGSGKWQVSITGGDMGAWRRDGREIYFTGGSELQAADVTAVGGQFNPGPPRTIAHLGNAIANGRIFDAMPDGSRFIAPIVPTDAASLMHLLVNWPVELEAKK; via the coding sequence ATGGCGCTCAACGTCGGCAGAAGGCTCGGTCCATACGAAATCCTCGACCCCATCGGGGCCGGCGGCATGGGCGAGGTCTACAAGGCGCGCGACACCCGGCTCGACCGCATCGTCGCCATCAAGGTCCTGCCGGCGCATGTCTCGTCGAATCCCGATCTCAGGGCACGTTTCGAGCGCGAGGCGCGGGCCCTGTCCGGATTCCAGCACCCGCACATCTGCAGCCTGTACGACGTCGGGCGCCAGGAGGACCCCGGCGGGTCGGTCGACTTCCTCGTCATGGAATACCTCGAGGGGGACACGCTGGCGGCGCGCCTCGCGCGCGGCGCGTTGCCGACGCCCGAGATGTTGCGCATCGCCATCGCGGTCGCCGACGCGCTCGACAAGGCGCATCGACAGGGCGTCGTGCACCGCGATCTCAAGCCGGGCAACATCATCCTGACCAAGGGCGGCGCGAAGCTGCTCGACTTCGGCCTGGCGAAGGAGCGGCGTGCCGGCCTGGCCGTCGACTCGATGACCGCGAGGCCGACTCAGGCTCAGCCGCTCACGGCGCAGGGCACGATCGTCGGGACCTTTCAGTACATGGCGCCGGAGCAGATCGAGGGGGCCGAGGCCGACGCGCGCGCCGACATCTTCTCCTTCGGCACCGTCCTCTACGAGATGGCGACCGGCCGGTGTCCCTTCGAGGGAAAGACGCAGGCCAGCGTGATCGCCGCGATCCTCGCCGCCGAGCCGCAACCGATCACCACGCTGCGCCCTACCGCCCCCGCCGCCCTCGATCGCGTCATCCGTACCTGCCTGGCGAAGGATCCGGACGAGCGCTTCCAGTCCGCACACGACCTGCTGCTGCAGCTGCGCTTCATCGCCGCCGACAGCTCAGCACCGGCGGCGGCCGCGGTCGCCGGACGGCGCGGACGGCTGTGGGGCAACCCGCGTATCGCCTGGAGCGTGGCCGCGCTGTCCTCGTTCCTGGCGGTTGGGACGATCTCGATGCTGATGCGCGCCCCGGGGCCCGCGCCGCAGCCGGTCCTGCGCGCCGTCATCCTGCCGCCCGAGAAGGTGGCCCTCGACGTCACGGGCGATTTTGCCGGACCGGCGGTCATCTCGCCCGACGGAACGCAGGTCGCCTTCGTGGCCCGCGCTGAGGGGATCAAGTCGATCTGGGTGCGCCCCCTCAACGCGCTGGCGGCGCATCGCCTCGACGACACCGAGGCTGCCTCGTTTCCGTTCTGGTCCGCCGACAGCCGGCAAATCGGGTTTTTCGCGGAGGGCAAGCTCAAGCGGGTTCCGGCCGCCGGCGGCCCGACGGCGATCGTGGCGACTGCTCCCAACGCACGCGGCGGCACGTGGAGCAAGGACAACATCATCGTCTTCTCGCCGGACTACCAGGGCGGTCTCCTGCGCGTCCCTGCCTCGGGGGGCGCCGCGGTGCCCGTGACAGCCATCGACTCGCACAAACACTCCACGCACCGCTGGCCGTTCTTCCTGCCCGACGGGAGGCACTTCCTCTATCTCGCCACCAATCATGCCGGCGGCGACCCCGAGGCGAACGGCATCTACTTCGCATCGATCGACGGCGGAGAGCCGCGATTCCTGATGCCGTGCGTCTCGAACGCCGTGTACGCCAACGGCCAGCTCCTGTTCCACGCCCAGACGGCGCTCATGGCCCAGCCGTTCGACCCCGGGAGCGGGCGATTCCTCGGCGACCCGGGCGCCCTCGTCGACGGCGTGCAGTTCGATCCCGGCATCTGGCGCATGGTCTCGAGCGTTTCCGAGACCGGGACGATGGTGTACATGCGCGGTTCGGCGGTCCTCGGCTCCGAGCTGGCCTGGTTCGATCGCACCGGCAAGGAGGTCGGGTCGCGCCTGCCGCGGGACAGTTACCGGGACCCGACCGTCTCCCCCGACGGCAGGAAGCTCGCCGTCGCCCTCGGCGATCCGTTGCGCACCATCTGGATCATCGATCTCGCGCAGGGCACGCGGGCGCGCCTCACCTTCGACACCGCGGTTCACATCAATCCCGCCTGGTCGCCCGACGGCAGGTACGTCGCCTTCACGTCCGGCGCCACACCCGGCGCCAGCATCCACCGGAAGGGCGTGGATGGCACGACACCGGACGAGCTGCTCGTCGAAGAGAAGGACGCCACGTTGCAGGCGCCGGCCTTCTCGCCGGACGGCAAGTATCTCGTCTACCTGCGGGCGACCGGGCCTTCGGGAAACGGAATCTACGCCATGCCCCTGGCCGGCGATCGGACACCGCGGGTCGTGGTCCCCTCTCCCTCGGCGCAGGCGGTGCTCAGTTACCCCCGCGTCTCACCCGACGGGCGCTGGCTTGCCTACGGATCCAGCGAAAGCGGACGCTCCCAGCTCTACGTGACCTCCTTCCCGAGCGGCTCCGGCAAGTGGCAGGTCTCCATCACCGGCGGCGACATGGGAGCCTGGAGGCGCGACGGCAGAGAGATCTACTTCACGGGCGGCAGCGAGCTGCAGGCGGCGGACGTCACCGCGGTCGGGGGCCAGTTCAATCCGGGCCCCCCCCGGACCATCGCGCACCTCGGCAACGCCATCGCGAACGGACGCATCTTCGACGCGATGCCGGATGGCAGTCGATTCATAGCGCCCATCGTGCCCACCGACGCCGCATCGCTCATGCACCTGCTGGTCAACTGGCCCGTCGAGCTCGAAGCGAAGAAGTGA